The sequence CAACTTCGCCCTATGGACAAGAAGCTGCAAAAGGATTGGACTCAATTACCGAGTGCATGCTGGCTTCTATCATCTAATGTTTCAAGAAAGCCAACCAAATCGCAATGAAGATAAGCTTGGCTTAACGGTGATTGAAAGATTGGAAGCAACGCTCATCCCTCTTTTAGAACAAGGCAAAAGAATCTCTATTACCGGCCACTCTTCCGGTGGCGCGATTGGTTGTGTGTTTGCTGACTACTTTGAGCAAAAGTATCCAGGCTGCGTAAAGCGAATCGTGACCTTTGGGCAACCTGCGATTGGTGATTGGAGTTTTAGAAAGCACTATCGCTTGAGTAAGAAGACTTACCGCATCTGTTGTGACATAGACATCGTGACCTTCATGCCACCCGTGCCGTTACTGTATTGGCATGTAGGGAAGGTGCTTTGGCTATACAACGGCAGAATCTATGAGAATACCCCAACGTTTATTCGCCTTGGACGTTCTATTTTTAGTTGGTTGATAAGACCTTTCTCTTACCACTTGATGAGCAAGTATATCCGTAATAAGGATTTCTTTGACCAACATTGAACGTATAATCTAATAAAGAAAGAGCACAGACTTATTACGGCCTGTGCTCTTTTTAGTCTCTAACTTATGTTGGTGTTTGTTTATCTATTAAAGCTTGAATCGTGACAACTCTTGCTTCAAATCGCTGGCTAAGTGGCTGAGCTGATCCGCTTGCGAAACAGCGTCAGTGGCATCAAGTGCCATAACATCACTCACTTCACGTACAGACTCAGTATTGGCATTAATTTCCGCAGTAACCAGTGATTGCTCTTCAGCAGCAGAAGCGATCTGAGTCGCCATATCGCTTATCATCTGAATTGCCTCACGGATTTGAGCCAAACTCTCTCCCGCCATGTCTACATCGTGCACACTTGTCTTCGCCATATCATGGCTTTGTGTCATCACTTTCACCGCACCATTGGTCGCTTGTTGCAATCGCTTGATTTTGTCTTCAATTTCTTCTGTTGAAGCATGAGTTCGTTGAGACAGTACTCGAACCTCATCAGCAACCACAGCAAAGCCACGACCTTGTTCGCCAGCCCTAGCAGCTTCAATCGCAGCATTAAGCGCTAACAAGTTAGTTTGCTCGGCTATTTCACGTATTGTCGCTAAGATAGAGGCAATTTGCTGACCATGTTCTTCCAACTCACTAATGATAGACACAGCACTTGTAAGCTCGGTTGCTAGTTCATTAATTGATGATTGGCTTTTTGCCATCTGCTGGAAGCCTTGCTCGCTCAATTCAACCGAGTGAGTCGCGCTTTTGGCTGTGTTATCAGCGTTAGCAGCAATTTCAGAGGTTGCTGTCGCCATCTCTGTCACAGCGGTTGCCACCATGGTTATTTCGTCTTGCTGCCTGCTTACGCTATCACTGCGCTTCAACGCGCTGCTATTAGCGTGCTCTGCACCATTGTTCATTGCAGTTGAAACTTGTGTCACGTTCGTCATCATTCCATGAAGTCGATCTACGAACACATTAAACTTATCAGCGAGTTGCCCTACTTCGTCTTTGCTTGAGACTTGAAGGCGCTGCGTTAAATCACCTTCGCCTTCAGCAATATCCGCGAGCGCTTCGCTCACTCGTCCTAACTCCACCAGCTGTCGAGCGACAAACCAAGACGTTGCAGCTGCCATCACGATCAAGACAATCAAACCAGTAGTAATTTGGCTGATCAACATGTCGAACAACGGCTGTTCTAAAACCTCTTTGTCCATTTCAATCACAAGTAGCCAGTCCGTGCCTTTAATAGGTTCGGCCATTAGCACTCGTTCACTACCATCAACTTGAGTAAAGATCGTCGTTAGATTTTGTGCGGCACTGTTCAAACCAGAAACACTGAGTTCAGGCGCAATCTCAGTCACTTGTTTGAGAATGAACTCTTTATTTTGGTGCGCAACGACCGTACCTTCTTTATCAATGAGAATCGCACGTCCATTACCCGGAACCTGAATCGCCAATACGTCCTCGATCAGTTTGTCTAATGCTAAATTAGACGCAACAACACCGATGATCGAGCCATTCTCCGTGACAGGATCAGTAAGTGTTACCACTAACGCTTGCATTGTGACGCTAACATACGGCTTTGTAGTGACGGCTTTATTCTGAGCTAACGTCTCTTTGTACCAACCTCGGACTCTTGGGTCATAGCCCGCTTTATTAAGCGAAGGGTCATGACGGAACATCTCCCCCTCTTTATTACCGTAATAACTTAACCCAAAGCCACCAGATACAAGAGTTTGACGCAAATGAGGTACGATATCTAAGGAAGGGTTTAGCTGCACCTGTTGCTGTAAGCCATGCACGGCTTGTTTCTTATCGTGAAACCAATCACTGATCCCTTTCGCGTGTGCATGCAGTGTGTTACGACTCTCACTTTCTATTGCTTGCCAGCTGTTGTTTTGAAAGGTTTTATAACCCATGAAAAGAAGAATGGCAGATGTCACTGCAATCGCCAAAACTACAGAGAAAACCATCTTTCTCTTTAGACTAAATTGCATATTAAGAACCTCTTATAGAACAATTAAGGAAATATAAAGAGGAACATTATCACTCATAGTCATGTTTTAATTAGGGTTATCCCAAAAAACCATGAAACAAATTGAGCATTATGTTTAATTGTGACTTCTATTTATTTACGGGTTTATCAACGACACATGAATGGTAGATTTAATCGAAGATAACTCAGGATAGAACAGATAATGAAGTGGTGAAACAAGTTGTTTAAAAAAGAAATAGTGACTCAAAGACAGGGAAGTCAGAAACGAAAAAACCAGCCGCTAGGACTGGTTTCTTCTGAATGATGGAGGCGCCTCCCGGAGTCGAACCGAGGTCCACGGATTTGCAATCCGCTGCATAGCCACTCTGCCAAGGCGCCTTCAATAGTGTTTTAAGAGAACAACTCTTTTGAACATTACCCAAAAAGGTAATAATCAAATAGATGGTGCCCCGGGCCGGACTTGAACCGGCACAACGCGAACGTCGAGGGATTTTAAATCCCTTGTGTCTACCAATTCCACCACCAGGGCACGCAATTCTTTATTGCGATGCCGATTACTGAAAAGTAAAACACCATCTTAATGTCGAAATGAATCAACACTACAAAATTTGGAGCGATACATCGGGTTCGAACCGATGACCTCAACCTTGGCAAGGTTGCGCTCTACCAACTGAGCTAGTATCGCATTTTCATTCTTAGTATCTCTTACTTATAAAACTAAGAGAAAGAATGGAGGCGCCTCCCGGAGTCGAACCGAGGTCCACGGATTTGCAATCCGCTGCATAGCCACTCTGCCAAGGCGCCTTTTTAATTCAACACTTTAGGGACTTAAGTAAGCTGCTCCGCTGTGTTCGGGTGCCTACTTTACGGATTGAGAGAAGATAGTCAAACAAAAAAGTGAATTTAAATTCCGTTTGCTGACATTTAAATCAAATTGCTGCATGTTCGATCTCTTCTATCAAAAAACACACAGCAAAATGGATTCAATTTAGGTGTATTGGCGTTACCACTTCTTCATAAAACGACCAACCAAACTTGGGTGATACGCCCAACAATGGTCAAACATGGTCATAAGTTGAGGGTTACCGTACTTAGATAAGCTCACTGCGTGGAAACGGTTTTTGTGTTCTTTCAATTTTTCGACTTGAGCAATCATCTCGTCTGACTGCTTAGGCGCAATAAAATCAGAAAGCACAATCAAATCTGCGTTTTTGTACTTATCACCCGTCATCAAATCAATCGACTTCATCAGCACAGGTTCTAGATCCGTACCGCCATGGAATGAGTAACTTAAGAAATCACTCGCCTCACGCAGGCCATCTTGCCTTGTTAACTCATAGGTAATCTGCTCAGAAGAGAACAGAATCACGTAACAGTCTCTCTCTTCCGCGAGAGCAATTTGCATTAAGGCATAAGCCATAGCTTTGGCAGACTGCTCAGGGAATCCACTCATCGAGCCAGACGCGTCCACACAAACGATGAACGGACCTTTTTCGATATCAACATTCTTGCTATCTGGCTTCTGAGCTTTCACTTTGCGTAATGTACGAGATTTACCTTGCGAACGGTAGCTAAGTAAGCGCTTGTCAGCCAAATGCTTGTAGAAGATAACCTCAAGCTCTGGATAAGCTAAAAACATGGTCTCGTTTGGCAACATCTTGTTGAGGTCATCACTTTCGTGAATCCCGACAATGTCATCGACCGCTTCATCGCTTTTCTCTTCAACCATCTGCAATTCTTCTACAGGGGCTTTATGTAGCGAAGGATCATCTTCCTCACCAGCCATACGGCCTAGTTTTTCAGCAATCTCTTGCAAGCCCTTGTGCTTATTCAAGAACTCAGCATGACGTTTCATGATGGTAAGGTCTGTTTTGCTTAACTTGGCAGATGCCATGTCCCACAAGCGCCCTACACTGCCTTCATCACCCGACTCCGTCACTTTGTCCATGTTTTTCATGGTTTCCATGCGCTGATAAAGATCGGCTAAGACTTTTTCTTTGCTTGTTTCGAGTTCGGTTACTTGAGCTTGTTTGATCGCATCAGAAAGAGATTGGTACCATTGGTCGCAAAAGTAGTGTGGAAACATCGCGTTATAAACGCCTTTGTTGTTTTCCATCAAGCGTCTTGCTTGTAGATAGAACGCGGAGTGCCACTCCAGTTTTTTGATGACACTATCAATCTCATCAAAGAATTGCGGTTCATCCCAGTGAATCACTTCTTGGTAGAGGGCGATTTCTTCTTGGAATCGGTCGGTTTCGCACACTTTAGTGACGCGCTTTTTGACCTTACCACGCCATTTAACTAAGTGATTTTTGACTGATGTTTTTACGCCTTTATTCTCAGCAGCCATCATGACTTGAGAGCGAGCAATGAGATCGTTCATCGCTGTATCAATGATTCCTGAATCAGCCACCATCAAAGCGAGGTTTAAGCCGTCTGCTCCTAACATATGCTCTCCCCTTACTCGAAGTACTGGCTCATAAACTTAATACGCTGAGCAATCTTTGCACTCTTCACTTTCGTGGTTTCAAGATCTTGCGTTACCGCTTGCAAACTTGCTTCCATCGCTTTCGGTAAATCAGGGTCAATATAGTTATGAGGTAACGCATCATGGAATTCAGTACGAACACGTTTTAACTTGAATTCAGCTTCAGTTAACTGCTCTAAGGCTTTCTCAGCACCACTCAACCACTTGTTATACAGTTCTTGATCCAAACCATCTGTGGTAACAACGCTCACCAAGACAGAGCGATTGGCAATGTCTTTAATCACTAATTGGTTCGATGCATCCAAGTCGAGTTTTAAGCGGCATAGGTTTTTATTTTCGTTTACGTAACCGTAAATATCACCGTGGCCTTCTTTAAGAACACGATCAAAATCGTCTTTGGCTACGTATACCCAACGACTATCACCTTTCTCAGATTCAGACACCGACATGTTGCTTTGCAGCATAACGAGTTTCACTAGATTGTATGCACTGCCCACGCTGTACATTTTCGCGTTCTTGATATCATTCTGGTAAACGTCTTTACGCAACAAGCCGCTGGTTGATTCCATAGAGAGCGAAACTGATAGCGTCGATTCAACATCGTCTTGAATCTCTTCTAACTCTTCACGAGACATCTCAATTTGAGCTTTCGACTCTTGTTGATCAAACGCTCGGTTCAATGCAAAGTCTTTCACCACGCTACGAACTACATCGCGCGATTCAGGGCTATGCCATAAACAATCCTGCAGAAGCATGATATCTAGCGGGTTCACGCTATCGCGGCCACTGAAGAACGCACTCGCTTTCAATAGTTTAACGGCCTTCTTCCAGCGTCTATCCGATACATACAAGTCTGACTCTGAGGCTGAGCCTTGCTTCTTAACCGTCTCTTCAAGCATGGTTTTCAGTTCATACAGCTTGTTAAACGAGTTATCGGTCAGCTCTAGCTTGTCGAGCTCTTTCTGCCATTGATGGTACTCAATGTCAGTGATCGCCAAACCTTTTGGAATCACAGCTTCTTGAGAAGTACCGGTTGTCAGCATTGATTTGAAATTTTGTTTGTTTTGAATACGGTTAACAAACACGCGAACCAACATACGGTCATAAAGGGCTTCTAGGCCGCTGTCTTCATCTGGAAGTTCATTAGATGCAGAAACCAACAAGCGCATAGGTACGCGTTCAATGTCGCTGCCGTTCTTAAATGTTTTTTCGTTCACTACAGTAAGCAGTGTGTTTAAGATTGCAGGGCCGGCTTTCCAGATCTCATCAAGGAATACAACTTGTGCTGTTGGTAGGTAACCTTCGGTCAGTCTTACATAACGACCGTTGTCTTTTAATTCTTGGATACTTAGCGGGCCGAACACTTCCTCTGGCGTAGAGAAACGTGTCATCAAATATTCAAAATAACTACTGTTGTCAAAAGCCTGAATAAGACGTTTTGCGATAAGGCTTTTTGCAATGCCCGGAGGGCCTAATAGAAACACGCTTTCACCAGCCAATGCAGCCAGTAAACATAGCTTAATCGTGTCTTCTCTTTCATAGACTCCATCAGAGAGAGCATGCGCTAATTTATTGATTCTTTCAGAGAGTAGCGCCTTGTCAGCATGTGAAGAAATAGAAGGGTTCATGCGTTACTCCGAAAATCTTTGAACAATTGAGAGTGTAGATATGTTTTTATACATTTGTTAGCACTTTGTTACAAGTGTATTTTATTATTGAGTTGCATTTATATCAGATGGTTACGTCGGTAATTTTGGCGCAATCATAGATTCCAATTATGAGAGTAACATCACGAACGGCGTGAAACTAAATCTATTGTTAACCCTAATTTTTCTTTTATTTTCGACACCATAGACGTTATGGTGGTGCACGTCTTCCGTTATACGAAAAATTGGCAAGGAATGTGGCCAGACTGCATGAGTAAAGTTATCCATAAATGGAAAAGTATTTCTCTCATAGAAGAGAACGTGACGCTCCCTACGAACGTCGTGGTAAAACATACAACAATAAACCACCCTGGCGCGGCAGTTATTCTTCCTATCACTTCGTCTGGAAAAATAATCCTCATTAACCAATTCCGCCCTTCTCTTAAGAAATGGCTTTTGGAACTACCTGCAGGCACGATGGAAATTGATGAGACACCTCTTCAATGTGCCCAGCGTGAATTGGAAGAAGAAACCGGTTACAGCGCAACTTCCTTTCAAAGCTTGGGGCAAGTCACCCCTTTGGCTGGCTTCTGTGATGAAATACAGTATCTGTTTGTCGCAAAAGACTTAAGCCTCACTACCCGCTTTGAATGTGATGAAGATGAAGTCATAGAAGTGCTCGAACTAAGCTTAGAAGAACTGCAAGATAAAATACGACACGATCAAATCACCGATACAAAAACTATCGCTTGTTTAAGTAAAGCCCAACTCTGCGGCTACCTATAACACTCTAGGAGAGAAACATGGACTTTCGTTCTGATACCGTAACTAAACCCTCACAAGCTATGCGAGATGTAATGGCAAACGCAGAAGTCGGTGATGATGTATATGGTGATGACCCAACAGTAAACGAGCTTGAGCAGTGGGCAGCCAACGAAACGGGCTTTGAAGCCGCTATGTTCACCTCTTCAGGTACGCAAGCCAACCTACTCGGCCTAATGGCCCACTGTGAGCGTGGTGATGAATACCTATGTGGTCAACAGGCGCACAACTACAAATACGAAGCCGGTGGCGCGGCGGTATTGGGCTCGATTCAACCTCAACCAATCGAGAACAACCCAGACGGCACTTTAGATTTTAAAAGGCTCGCTGCTGCGATTAAGCCAGACGACAGCCACTTTGCTCGTACTAAGCTTCTTAGTTTAGAAAACACGATCAATGGTAAAGTGCTGCCAATGTCTTACCTAGCGGAAGCTCGTGAGTTCGTAAACCAACATGGTTTACAGATGCACTTAGACGGTGCACGCGTATACAATGCGGCAGTCGCGTTAGACGTTCACATTAAAGAGATCGCGCAACACTTCGATTCGATGACGATTTGTTTATCGAAAGGTTTAGGTGCTCCGATTGGCTCTCTGCTACTTGGTAGTAAAGAGTACATCGCTAAAGCACGTCGACTACGTAAAATGGTTGGTGGCGGTATGCGTCAAGCAGGCATTCTTGCTGCAGCAGGTAAAATGGCACTGACTGAGAACGTTGCTCAACTTAAAGCTGACCACGAGAACGCGAAAAACCTAGCGATCGGCCTAAGCAAGTTAGAAGGCTTTTCTGTTAACCCTGATTTCATTCAAACTAACATTGTGTTTGCTAAGTTAGATGAGTCCGTGGATATCAACCGAATCGCTCGCGAACTGGGCAAACAAGGCATTACGATGTCTCCAGGTAACCCGGTTCGATTTGTTACTCATAGAGATATCAGCTCTGAAGACATCACTACTTTCCTAACAAAGCTAGAAAATGCACTTTAACTCTTAACGAGAAGAGCCTCTATCGCAATTAACACTAAAGCTTCCTTCGGGAAGCTTTAATTTTTCATCAAATCTGTTAGACAATTCCACAACAAAACCAGCCTTCGACACCTGTAGGTTTTCTAGAAAACACACTAGATTGACTGGAACAGAACGCAATCTCGTTTTGGCCTATAAGGATACCTTCTAAGAATAACCCCTAAATTTAAGCATTCAATTAACCTTTGAGTTTGAATTTCATTAATGACTTAAAGCTTTGTCTGTTCACTACAGGTAAATAACTTAGTAATAATAATGTCAAGCTTTTAAATACCACGTATACGGTATTTAAAACTAGAGTTAACCTCCCCTAAAAATTCGTTTAAATAACTAATTTCAATAAACAAACAGCAGATACCCCTCTCGGAAATAAAAATTTAAAATCGCTAAAATCAACTTATAATTTAAGTTTTCAAATTAGCCTCCCCGTTAATAACACTGTAACTATTGTGGTGACAAGGGCCCATCAAAAAACTCAATACACTCGACGTAGACCATACTTCTATTTTTATCAATTAAATAAAAATCGCTCGTCAACTCAAACATTGGGGGAAACTCCACTATCTAATTGAATATAGTATTATTATCCAATCATTTAATCTCTTCGGTTCAGATTAAAATCATACTAAAACTCATACTTCTCTTAAATAATAAACTTTTTTTACTACTTCACCATTTTTTAAAGCACATATAGTTTTCACAGTTAAGCAACAAGTTACATTCAACCGTTGAGAGGTGAGATTATGGTTAAAGCATTTCGAATTCTTCATAACTTAATCGTCTCAGCGTTAATTTTCAGTCTGTCACTTTCATTATATGCCAGTGCTAATAGCTTAACGTTAGGAATTAGCGGTCAGATCAAAGACCGATGCGAAATAAACTTCTTCTCTGGCAACATTATGAATTTTACGGAACACCGTGATGTGCAATCGTTGCCTTTTAATATTTATTGTAACCGTCCGTTGGGTATAACGATCAACTCAAAATATGGAGGCTTAAAATATCAACATCAAGGGGTTGATATTATTGAAAGTTACAATTTGTCATTACAAATAGACAAAATTCGTCTTCATGAAAGTAGGCACAGTAGCCAACTTACTTCACCAGTAATGATAGACAGTTCTGGTGTTATTCCGTTCTCTCAACAGGGGAATCTTAGGGTAGCACTCGAAAATAGCTTGCATTACGCAGGTTATTATCAAGACGTTATTGAGATCGAAGTTTACCCTTCGATTCATAGCGTAACAAAGTGAAAACTCTGCAATGTATCTGCAGAACAACATACGCTCAGCAGTATTCGAGCCAATCATTTAAGATAAAGGAATTTCTAATGAAAAAGCTAACACTCTACGCAGCAACAGTCACAGCTATTTTTGGCGCTCAAGTCCAAGCCGCTCCAGGTGATGTACAGTTAGTTGGATTTGTTTCACCTGTATGTGAGGTTACTGGTCTTTCAACGCAACTTATGGACTTTGGTAACGTATCTCAAATTCAAAACCTTTCTGTTAGTGGTCTTAACATGAAGTGTAATGACGTCGATGGTGCAACTGTGACACTGACAAGTGCTGAAGGTGGTCTAGAGTCAGATGATAGCGAAGACTACGCTCTTACATACGATGCAACATTTAATCCTTCAGGCTTAGCTCCGTTCACGCTTAATGCACCAGGGGGCCCAGGTCTAAATGACGTTTCAGTCAGTAATTCTTATGGCGGTTCTGGCGCATTAGCGACAGGTGTTGCCGCATCTATTGATATTGTGACGACAGAAACCTCCCCATGGGCAGGTGGCTACTCAGATACATTAACCGTAAATATCACCTCAAATTAGAGGTTAATAAGTCGGGGGCTATTATTTGGCCTCCGACTTAATCTCAGCCTCAATCTCAACGACGTAAGTTTAATTTGGAGCTTATCGCTATGTATCAATGGATCATACATAAATGGACCGTTCTGTTTTTATTGTCGTTCACTTGTTTGTCCGCTCATGCGTTCAAAGTAGAACCGATGTCTATGGAAATGACGCCGCTTGGCAAAAGAGCTCAAATGACCATGAGGGTTGAGAATTCTTCTCAAGAACCGCTCACGGTTGAGTTGTCTCCGGTATATATGACAATGGACAAATATGGCAAAGAGACCACCACTCCTGCTGATGACGAGCTACTAGTTATTCCAGTGACCGCGATTATTGAACCTGGACGATCACAATCCATTATGGTGCGCTATTTAGGCGATCCTTCCATCACAGAATCTAAAGCCTATCGAATTGCTGTTAAGCAAGTGAAAGTTCAAAGAGCAAGCAGCAACCAAGGGCAAGTAAGTCTTTTGCTTCAGTTTAATACGCTTATCAACGTGCGACCTCAGAACACGGCTTCTCAGCTAGAAATTAAAAGTATCGAACAAAATGACAAAAAGAACAAATGGGTTCTTGAGGTACTTAACAGTGGTAATAGTTATGGTCGATTAACCAATACAACATGGAAAATATCTGATGGTAAAAATTCAACATATTTAAAAGGCGTAGAAATCGCTAAACGTATTCCGGGTACTTTAGTCCTACCCTACTCCACTCGCTTTTTCGAAATGCTGCCTCTTAAAAATTATGATGTGGACACCCTATCGATTGAAATAGAGCAGGATCAATAGCAATGAGACGTTATATCTTGGGTGGGCTCATTTATTGCTTTCTGTGTGCACAAACGTTTGGCATAACATTGTTTCCAACCGTCATCGAGCTCAACACAGATCACAGAGCAACATCGCAACTGGTTGTAACTAACAATTCAACACAAGCTCTCCCACTAGAAGCTAACGTTCGTCGTTTGAACTTCTTATCTGATGGCACGTTCCAAACATCAGATCTATCGAGTGAAGAGATGTTTGTGTTTCCACCAGCCGCAATGTTGGCACCCGGTGCACGCCAAGTATTCCGTATACAGTGGTTGGGAAAGCGATTACTCGAAACCTCCCAGAGTTACTTCGTTCGCTTCAGTACCGTGAATATTGGCCAGAACCACGCGAGGATAGACAAACCCATCGGGCTAACAACCGGTATCAATTTACAAGTTCACTACAATGCGTTGTTGCACATTCACTCGTCCTCTTTAGAGCCTGACGTGAAATTACACATAGATGAACAAGGTCAACTGACACTCACTAATTCTGGGTCGCGATTTACCTATACATCGTTACTTCATTTTGCGGGGCTCGAATCTCAGAGCCAAAAAGTACATGAGGCTTTAGGTGAGCAGTTTATTCCACCACGCTCCATTATTACTTTGCCTTCTTCTTTAAATTATTTACCAGTGGGCACTTACCATGGGCATGAAAACTGAAACCTATCCCAAGATGTGGCAAGTTTTGTATGTCTTGGTATTAGTACTTTTTTATTGTGCTGCCTTAAGCCCTGTTGCTTGGGGTCAAGAAATGGTCTTGAACCCGACAGGACGAGATATTCAACTTACCTCTTTGTTAAGAATAAGTGACACCATACTTGGAGAAGCGGACATTATCATTACCGCAAACAATGAAATCTTGTTACCGAAGGAAAGTACGCTTTCTCTCCTTTCGTCCGTCGTAACTCAAGAAGGTATTGGGAAACTCAATGACACGACAAGCGATAAAATGCTGTCTCAGCACCATTTTGAGAGCGTAGGATTAGGTCTTAGTTTCGATTTTTCTTTATTAGAATGCATCGTGACAGTACCGCCTGAATTTAGCTTAACCCAGCAACTGTCTATGAATGGCGCAGATGATTTTTATAACTATGCTGAGCCAAGTTTGTTTAGTGGATACGTTAACTTTGCCCTTTCGGCTAATGAGAGCCAATATGTCGATCAGAATTCGTCAAGGCAGGATCTCTATCGCAGTCAGTTTGACTCAGCACTTAACATTGGTTTTCTAAACTTTGAGTATGAATCTTATTTAGAAAACAGCTCATCAC is a genomic window of Vibrio crassostreae containing:
- a CDS encoding lipase family protein, translated to MKPLKRYQYERYAVLCNLAYPRVFKQTRYGFDPNGQRIIKNQFGKTMIRVLWSSDKDEVVVVIKGSHSVSDWLLNFALWTRSCKRIGLNYRVHAGFYHLMFQESQPNRNEDKLGLTVIERLEATLIPLLEQGKRISITGHSSGGAIGCVFADYFEQKYPGCVKRIVTFGQPAIGDWSFRKHYRLSKKTYRICCDIDIVTFMPPVPLLYWHVGKVLWLYNGRIYENTPTFIRLGRSIFSWLIRPFSYHLMSKYIRNKDFFDQH
- a CDS encoding methyl-accepting chemotaxis protein; translation: MQFSLKRKMVFSVVLAIAVTSAILLFMGYKTFQNNSWQAIESESRNTLHAHAKGISDWFHDKKQAVHGLQQQVQLNPSLDIVPHLRQTLVSGGFGLSYYGNKEGEMFRHDPSLNKAGYDPRVRGWYKETLAQNKAVTTKPYVSVTMQALVVTLTDPVTENGSIIGVVASNLALDKLIEDVLAIQVPGNGRAILIDKEGTVVAHQNKEFILKQVTEIAPELSVSGLNSAAQNLTTIFTQVDGSERVLMAEPIKGTDWLLVIEMDKEVLEQPLFDMLISQITTGLIVLIVMAAATSWFVARQLVELGRVSEALADIAEGEGDLTQRLQVSSKDEVGQLADKFNVFVDRLHGMMTNVTQVSTAMNNGAEHANSSALKRSDSVSRQQDEITMVATAVTEMATATSEIAANADNTAKSATHSVELSEQGFQQMAKSQSSINELATELTSAVSIISELEEHGQQIASILATIREIAEQTNLLALNAAIEAARAGEQGRGFAVVADEVRVLSQRTHASTEEIEDKIKRLQQATNGAVKVMTQSHDMAKTSVHDVDMAGESLAQIREAIQMISDMATQIASAAEEQSLVTAEINANTESVREVSDVMALDATDAVSQADQLSHLASDLKQELSRFKL
- the viaA gene encoding ATPase RavA stimulator ViaA: MLGADGLNLALMVADSGIIDTAMNDLIARSQVMMAAENKGVKTSVKNHLVKWRGKVKKRVTKVCETDRFQEEIALYQEVIHWDEPQFFDEIDSVIKKLEWHSAFYLQARRLMENNKGVYNAMFPHYFCDQWYQSLSDAIKQAQVTELETSKEKVLADLYQRMETMKNMDKVTESGDEGSVGRLWDMASAKLSKTDLTIMKRHAEFLNKHKGLQEIAEKLGRMAGEEDDPSLHKAPVEELQMVEEKSDEAVDDIVGIHESDDLNKMLPNETMFLAYPELEVIFYKHLADKRLLSYRSQGKSRTLRKVKAQKPDSKNVDIEKGPFIVCVDASGSMSGFPEQSAKAMAYALMQIALAEERDCYVILFSSEQITYELTRQDGLREASDFLSYSFHGGTDLEPVLMKSIDLMTGDKYKNADLIVLSDFIAPKQSDEMIAQVEKLKEHKNRFHAVSLSKYGNPQLMTMFDHCWAYHPSLVGRFMKKW
- a CDS encoding ATPase RavA domain-containing protein gives rise to the protein MNPSISSHADKALLSERINKLAHALSDGVYEREDTIKLCLLAALAGESVFLLGPPGIAKSLIAKRLIQAFDNSSYFEYLMTRFSTPEEVFGPLSIQELKDNGRYVRLTEGYLPTAQVVFLDEIWKAGPAILNTLLTVVNEKTFKNGSDIERVPMRLLVSASNELPDEDSGLEALYDRMLVRVFVNRIQNKQNFKSMLTTGTSQEAVIPKGLAITDIEYHQWQKELDKLELTDNSFNKLYELKTMLEETVKKQGSASESDLYVSDRRWKKAVKLLKASAFFSGRDSVNPLDIMLLQDCLWHSPESRDVVRSVVKDFALNRAFDQQESKAQIEMSREELEEIQDDVESTLSVSLSMESTSGLLRKDVYQNDIKNAKMYSVGSAYNLVKLVMLQSNMSVSESEKGDSRWVYVAKDDFDRVLKEGHGDIYGYVNENKNLCRLKLDLDASNQLVIKDIANRSVLVSVVTTDGLDQELYNKWLSGAEKALEQLTEAEFKLKRVRTEFHDALPHNYIDPDLPKAMEASLQAVTQDLETTKVKSAKIAQRIKFMSQYFE
- a CDS encoding NUDIX hydrolase; the protein is MSKVIHKWKSISLIEENVTLPTNVVVKHTTINHPGAAVILPITSSGKIILINQFRPSLKKWLLELPAGTMEIDETPLQCAQRELEEETGYSATSFQSLGQVTPLAGFCDEIQYLFVAKDLSLTTRFECDEDEVIEVLELSLEELQDKIRHDQITDTKTIACLSKAQLCGYL
- the ltaE gene encoding low-specificity L-threonine aldolase — translated: MDFRSDTVTKPSQAMRDVMANAEVGDDVYGDDPTVNELEQWAANETGFEAAMFTSSGTQANLLGLMAHCERGDEYLCGQQAHNYKYEAGGAAVLGSIQPQPIENNPDGTLDFKRLAAAIKPDDSHFARTKLLSLENTINGKVLPMSYLAEAREFVNQHGLQMHLDGARVYNAAVALDVHIKEIAQHFDSMTICLSKGLGAPIGSLLLGSKEYIAKARRLRKMVGGGMRQAGILAAAGKMALTENVAQLKADHENAKNLAIGLSKLEGFSVNPDFIQTNIVFAKLDESVDINRIARELGKQGITMSPGNPVRFVTHRDISSEDITTFLTKLENAL
- a CDS encoding fimbrial biogenesis chaperone; translated protein: MYQWIIHKWTVLFLLSFTCLSAHAFKVEPMSMEMTPLGKRAQMTMRVENSSQEPLTVELSPVYMTMDKYGKETTTPADDELLVIPVTAIIEPGRSQSIMVRYLGDPSITESKAYRIAVKQVKVQRASSNQGQVSLLLQFNTLINVRPQNTASQLEIKSIEQNDKKNKWVLEVLNSGNSYGRLTNTTWKISDGKNSTYLKGVEIAKRIPGTLVLPYSTRFFEMLPLKNYDVDTLSIEIEQDQ
- a CDS encoding fimbrial biogenesis chaperone is translated as MRRYILGGLIYCFLCAQTFGITLFPTVIELNTDHRATSQLVVTNNSTQALPLEANVRRLNFLSDGTFQTSDLSSEEMFVFPPAAMLAPGARQVFRIQWLGKRLLETSQSYFVRFSTVNIGQNHARIDKPIGLTTGINLQVHYNALLHIHSSSLEPDVKLHIDEQGQLTLTNSGSRFTYTSLLHFAGLESQSQKVHEALGEQFIPPRSIITLPSSLNYLPVGTYHGHEN